In Dyadobacter subterraneus, a single genomic region encodes these proteins:
- a CDS encoding NupC/NupG family nucleoside CNT transporter, with product MERFTGLFGIALILGIAFAMSNNRKAINYRTVGVGLAIQFGLAVFILRTDTGQAIFQWLGAKVQKLLSFSDKGADFVFGTLVRPDLMQKAFGPGNDFVFFFKVIPTIIFVAVLVNMLYHLGIMQRVVSIMARGVYWLMGVSGAEAVSNVASTFVGQVEAQIMIKPYLKNMTNSELLASMTGSFACIAGGVMAVYISLGVPAPYLIAASLMAAPGALVISKIVFPETEQSNTKGAVKLEIKKSHANLLDAIAAGAGEGLKVGFNVIAMLIGFIALVALLDYLLGLIGGIFSFPQLSFNFVLGKIFSVFAWAMGVPSKDIEAAGSLMGTKMVINEFVAYLDMVKMKETLDHKTIVITSFALCGFANFSSIAIQVGGIGELAPSRRADLARLGFKALICGTLASYMSATLAGLLL from the coding sequence ATGGAAAGATTTACTGGTCTGTTTGGTATTGCATTGATTTTGGGGATTGCTTTCGCAATGTCAAACAATCGTAAAGCAATAAATTATCGTACTGTTGGTGTTGGTCTGGCAATCCAGTTTGGGCTCGCAGTATTTATTCTCCGCACCGATACGGGTCAGGCCATTTTTCAGTGGTTAGGAGCAAAGGTTCAAAAATTACTTTCTTTTTCAGATAAAGGTGCTGATTTCGTGTTTGGTACGCTTGTTCGTCCTGATTTAATGCAGAAGGCATTTGGACCAGGAAATGATTTTGTGTTTTTCTTCAAAGTAATTCCGACCATTATTTTCGTGGCGGTTCTTGTCAATATGCTTTACCATTTAGGCATTATGCAGCGTGTAGTTTCCATCATGGCGCGCGGCGTATATTGGTTGATGGGTGTGAGTGGTGCGGAAGCAGTTTCCAATGTTGCGAGTACTTTTGTGGGTCAGGTTGAGGCGCAGATCATGATCAAGCCTTACCTGAAAAATATGACGAATTCGGAACTTCTGGCTTCAATGACAGGAAGTTTTGCCTGTATCGCTGGTGGTGTTATGGCGGTTTATATTTCTCTTGGCGTGCCTGCTCCCTATTTAATTGCGGCCAGTTTAATGGCTGCTCCAGGAGCATTGGTAATCTCCAAAATCGTATTTCCTGAAACAGAACAATCGAATACAAAAGGTGCTGTAAAACTTGAAATTAAGAAATCCCACGCTAATTTACTGGACGCAATTGCAGCAGGAGCGGGTGAAGGTTTGAAAGTTGGATTCAATGTTATTGCGATGTTGATCGGGTTTATCGCATTGGTAGCGCTTCTTGATTATTTGTTGGGTTTAATTGGAGGTATTTTTTCTTTCCCACAACTAAGTTTCAATTTCGTTCTGGGTAAAATATTTTCTGTTTTTGCCTGGGCGATGGGTGTTCCTTCGAAAGATATCGAAGCGGCCGGTTCTTTGATGGGTACTAAAATGGTAATCAATGAATTTGTTGCTTATCTGGATATGGTAAAGATGAAAGAAACGCTGGATCACAAAACAATCGTGATCACCAGTTTTGCATTGTGCGGTTTTGCCAATTTTAGTTCAATCGCGATTCAGGTTGGAGGAATTGGAGAATTGGCTCCATCACGCCGGGCAGATTTGGCGCGTCTGGGTTTTAAGGCTCTAATCTGCGGAACGCTTGCTTCTTATATGTCGGCGACTTTGGCGGGATTGCTTTTGTAA
- a CDS encoding response regulator transcription factor — protein sequence MNITTKTIAIVDDHELMAKALSGLVQKYEEYEVLYEVSNGKELIHRIKLKMIPDIVLLDINMPEMDGYETASWLKNNYPEIKILALSMNDKEESIVKMLRNGARGYLLKGCKPHELKQALDSIVQKGFYYTEYITSQLIKSLNPDSLQSPLDKLGLNEREINFITLSCSDLTYVEVADKMCVSPRTVDGYRESVFQKMNVKSRVGMVLEAIRLKLVEI from the coding sequence ATGAACATCACAACAAAAACTATTGCTATTGTTGACGATCATGAATTGATGGCAAAAGCACTTTCAGGGTTAGTGCAGAAATATGAGGAGTATGAGGTACTGTATGAAGTATCCAACGGCAAAGAACTAATTCACCGAATCAAGCTTAAAATGATTCCGGACATCGTATTGCTGGATATCAATATGCCTGAAATGGACGGCTACGAAACGGCTTCATGGCTTAAAAATAACTATCCGGAAATCAAGATCCTTGCTCTTTCGATGAATGATAAGGAAGAATCCATCGTCAAAATGCTTCGGAATGGTGCACGTGGGTATCTTTTGAAAGGCTGTAAACCGCATGAATTAAAACAAGCGCTGGATTCAATTGTTCAAAAAGGTTTTTATTACACAGAATATATAACAAGCCAACTGATCAAAAGTCTGAACCCTGATTCTTTACAAAGTCCATTGGACAAGCTTGGCCTGAATGAACGGGAAATTAATTTCATCACGCTTTCATGCAGTGACCTGACTTACGTTGAGGTAGCCGATAAGATGTGTGTAAGTCCCAGAACTGTTGACGGCTACCGTGAATCTGTTTTTCAAAAAATGAATGTCAAAAGCAGGGTTGGGATGGTTTTGGAAGCAATTCGGTTGAAGTTGGTAGAAATATAA
- a CDS encoding nuclear transport factor 2 family protein → MKRNILIFVFLILAATSFKYRSKTQAGILNPDSRVLIEQTADSSNDPVTIVKTENDEIRSLDNQEREAYIKKDTVTLSRLWSPNLIVTNPDNSVKTISDIKNDFSKSSKSIPAFDRIIEKITINDNVAIVMGHENAITSNALEFKEKNINRRFSNIWMKDGSTWKLAARQATNISDK, encoded by the coding sequence ATGAAAAGGAATATTTTAATTTTTGTTTTTCTGATTTTAGCCGCTACTTCTTTTAAGTACAGGTCTAAAACACAAGCAGGTATTTTGAACCCGGATTCAAGAGTACTTATCGAGCAAACGGCAGATTCATCGAATGATCCCGTTACAATTGTAAAAACGGAAAATGATGAAATTAGAAGTCTTGATAATCAGGAACGGGAAGCATATATTAAAAAAGATACGGTTACGCTTTCCCGCTTATGGTCCCCAAATCTTATTGTGACAAATCCAGATAACAGTGTAAAAACGATTTCTGATATCAAAAACGATTTTTCAAAGTCCTCAAAGTCAATTCCAGCTTTCGATCGGATTATTGAAAAGATTACTATAAATGATAATGTGGCTATCGTAATGGGTCATGAAAATGCCATAACTTCAAACGCTTTGGAGTTTAAAGAAAAAAATATCAACAGAAGATTTTCCAATATCTGGATGAAAGACGGAAGTACCTGGAAACTTGCTGCACGCCAGGCAACTAATATCTCCGACAAATAA